aggaggaggagcgcaTGAGGAAGAAGGATGAGgcgaggaagaagaggaggaagcagaggaaggagcaggcagagagacagagaaagatagtggaggagaggaggagagaggaggaggaagcccTGAAGCtgcaggtggagagagaggaggagtggagcAGGCAgttggaggagaggaggaggcaagaagaggagatgaggagacaggaggaggaagacaggaggCGGaaggaggcagcagagagagaagcaagggagagggaaaggaagctagaggaggaaagaaggagacaggaggagattCTGAGGGAAGAACTACtggctctggaggaggaggaggaagaggaggaggaggaggtgcggCTGAGAGGAGATGTGTTTCAGATGCTCCCAAAAGAACCTGAAGAACCTGAGGAACCAGATGTCCTCCCTGCGCCAATCCCAAGACCCCCTGCTGCGACAGAGGACGGACTGAAAGAAGTGAaggcagaggtggaggaagtagaggagttggaggaggaagaggaggaaggggaggagagggagatggtGTTGGTAGTGAACAGAGGAGGCCTCCCTCCAGGCTGCGACATCTCTGATGTCACTGTGACATGTGAGAACGCCAATCTCATCCACTTCCCTCCTCTGGCTATCCCTGAGCTCAAATCTCTCAGTCTGGAGGGTAAGTCAACAACACAACAAGACAAGGAGCTGAAACACACTGCAGCTTGAAGAAGAATCTTTACAACTTTAACACAACTCCATAGTATTTTACTGAATTTAAATCCAGTATTGAATTTTATACTTTGCAGacttatattttaaattatggatctgaaatgactgaaagtTTAAGTGGGAGATTCTGACTCCATAAACTAATCTGATGGAATCAGCTACTCAATTCACCAGAGAACACCCGGCACACTGTTGGTCTGTtggacaacaaaaacacacagtccacCTATGATTATAGAGTGACCTTACAGAGGCGTGCTCCTCTTACCTCACAAATGATCTTTGGCTGAGTTAAGCCATACCAGGGAGCACATTAAGCAGACAACGGCCAGTTTTAACCCTGCAGCATTAACATTAATTGTCTAAAAGTGACACAACCTGCCGTTGATGTaattcaaaatgacaaatctGACGGTTATCACCgactaaaaatgagaagctgctaccAGGTTTATTTTGTAgattgcaaaaaagaaaaaagaaaaaaaaaaaaaaagagtgagggCAGACGAAATAAttagtattttctgtttgttttgatttgttagACTTGCAGCCTAGCAAATCTAGCATTTTATCAAACTGGAACCAGAATTACAAAATGGCACCTGCTACTGGAAACGTATCCTTTGTGTTTGGGAACAAAtgatgcaaataaataaaactcaagCAAACCGAGAAACACAGTCACCAAtttgaaaacacatacaagGCATAAGAAACACACTGCGATTACAAAAATCCTGCTATGTTTGATGCTCTCAGTGTTAACTAACTGAAAATGTTCTGACCTGCAGGCAACAACATCAGCAGCATCCCAGCAGAAGCCTTCAATGGCATCCCCAACCTGGAATGGCTCaacctgaagaaaaacaaactcacctCTGCCAGCATTGATGCTAAAGCCTTCAAAGTAAGACATACTGACACACTAAACCAATGCTACCCTTCAGAATAATAGCCAACATTTTTTCCAACCACCTGTCAGTCACTCGATTCTAGTGTTTCTTTAGAGACTTCaagaaatgatgatgatgatggtttaGTGACAGTTGCCTCCAATAAGTATGAAGACATACATGTAAAACAGACATATTGAATATATAAATCAATGCAGTCAaccagaaagaaaagaaatgtgtgcCAATTTCTGTGATATCATGGTGCAAATGTCCTCAAAGACCTATAGGTGTCAAATAGAACcaacaagacaaacaacaaaatctgcacaagaaaataattgttttatgaactttttttactttattttatttttactttactttatttttttgaactttatttttaaaatgggcACCATCTTAAAGCTGTAAAACTATAAACGGGGAGAAAATAAAGATGGAGGGGTAttaacatttgaacatttgcGGTATGAAAGAGGGCAGTCAAATTCTGCAAACATCACCATCAAATACCTCCCAGTATCACCAGCACCTACAGTACGTGTATTTGTCAGGGTCTGAAGATGCTGAGACGTCTGTACTTGGATGGGAACCTCCTAGAAGCCGTGCCCTCTGACCTCCCCCCAACCCTGCAGGAGCTAAAGATCAGTGAGAACAAACTGAGAAGgatcaacaaaaacagcttcCAAGGTAGTGATACAGCATTCCATTGTGCACCTCCATACTGACATCAGCTTTAATGTAACAATGTACTATCTAATCTATAAACCCACCATCAGCTTTAATGTAACAATGTACTCTACCAGCTATCAGTCATTTACACTCAACAACTACCCACCAACCTGCCAACTACTTGTCTGAAAATGACACTATGCAACCACCCAGATTGTTTATAGACATCAACAGTGCTGGTCTGCCTGAACCATGAAAGAACTGTTCACTCAGGCAAACTGACAGAGTGGTGTCTTTCTCCAGGAAACCTTCTTTGGCCAAGTGCAGTTTAGACACCAACATGCAGAGACATTATCTAGCCAAGTCACTGAGATAATGTCAATTAGGTACAGTTGACTAAAGGTGGTAATAACAGTTGTCCTTTCATGAAGTATAATCACTGTTTTTGACTCATATCTTCACTTCTTACAGCTTGATGTCATTAATGTAACCTATAGGCTATATAATCATGCTTCCTGGGATTTGAAAATTCTCCTTTTCAAAATGCTATTTCAGTATATAAAAAGTTAGGTCCTCTACACATGATAAGCAGCAAAAATTGCTTTGCATTGGTGtgagctgttgtttttctctgggGAGAAACACCTCAAAGCTCAATTTAAAATCTTGACATTTGGTTGAAGGCTCTGAGAGAAACAAAgtgagttaatttttttttccttaaaaaaaaaaaaaaaaaaaaaaaaaaatcaagccgctgtttttaagttaaaaaaatgaacctTCAAGTTCAACTTTGACAGCCTTCTGTTATGTAACATGATGGATGGTGCCCAAACCCTCCTTGATTGCCAGACGTTTACCTGTCTTTTTCTCCAATGAAGAATAATCATACTTTGTGTTACTTAATTCAcaagtggtattttttttttttactgtaggtactttgttttgttgatcAAATTTCCCAGCGCTCGttgataaattaaatttatgcTACACTTTGCCTCTACCCCCGTCCTGTGATCTACACAGGTCATACAACTGATTGTGTGTTGTGCATTACTATTTTacaaactttaatttttcacagtAATGTtataaatgtacattatacaGTACACAAGGAAATTAggatttgttttcctgttttgtcgAGTAACTGTTTGACTACTACAAACTGACAGATGTTTCTATGCCATATTGAATTTGGGACAAATTTCCAGTTTATGGAAAGTAACTTTTATACATCTTTATCTTTAAGATCTGAGCAGCCTGGTGATTCTGGAGCTGGAAGGCAATCTGCTGAGTGAGGGGATTGTAGATCCTCTGGCCTTTGCTCCTCTCACCCAGCTCTCCTACCTCAGACTGGGCAGAAACCACTTCCGCACCATACCACAGGGCCTTCCAATTTCACTACTGGTATGAAGTAATATCTGTTTACATAACTATCTCATTCCTTTTGAATATCTCTGTAAAAGTCCAAGTCATAATGCTCTCTATTGGGTTAAAATGCTATGGCCAACCACAGGGTGCTGCTTTGGTGTGATGGTGCCACCAGAAAAACCGACCGGGGTGAAACTAGTCATAGTGGCTCGACCCTCAAAGGTCAAATAAGTTTTAAGGACTCACTGTGAACCCCCCAAAAACCCCTAAGAAATATTCAGACTCTCAATTCCAGAAGGGCAAATCTTGTTGCTGCTCTGATTCTGTCAGAAGACACTTGTTTCCTAGTGGGCTGATAAAAACCTAAGCCCCCATATAATTTTATGGTCTCTAGCCACTTGCGAATTATATTGTGGACAGCCTTAGAAATCTGGAAGATCTCAGGAGCTAAATGGGCTTTTTGGACAACAGTTGGCGGAAGTAGGTATAACGCTCAGCAAATTAATCTATAAACCCACCAGCAACATGCTGATTGAAATCAAATCTCATCAGGCATTCAGTCACATTATCAGAGGCTTTCTGAGGGACTGGCAGCATTCTGAAAATAGGTTTGCTGATGCATCacaattttctttttggctCTGATGTTTAAGACTACTCCACTGAGTAAACTCTGCTTCTACCTGCGGGATACCAGTCCAACCATCTTATAATTATGGCCTCTGGTTAGCCACAAAAACTGCAGACCACCACCAACATGCTGCTGCTTCATATCCATCTTAAATCAAACTTCATGTTATGACTTTGCAGAGTTTCCACAAGCTCACTGCAAATCCACAACCACACACCTTTTCTTGTCATTAGTTTGGAAGATCGCAGTCTACCTTACATTTGTTCTTTGCTAATTAGCTCTGGGATCCCAGGATTCATCAAGCACtttataatatacataatatgAGGGTAGAAACCAACAAGAATTGTAGATGAATTCAGTTTTTGGGTGGATTATGCATTTATAACCTGAAACAGTCCCAAAAAAACTACAGACTGTCTGCCAAGATCTCTGAATAAAAACCACTCAGTAAACACAACTGTTTAATAACAAACTTGTAACATCCCCACTGATGTtttcatattgtatttattaaaaaataaaaaaaaatggatgctATTGTGGAATCCTACCGTAAATCTGACACTAAATTCCAGTAATGAGTTTCCACctaacaaaatattttcctttctgACCCGGGAGATGacaaacattctttttttcttttttctgtctgtctgtcgttcAGGAGTTGTACTTGGAGAACAACCTTATTGAGGAAATCTCAGAAACAGTTTTCAATCAGACCACAAATCTGAATGTGGTTTGTCTGAGACACAACAGGCTGGATGAGACCAGGATCGCCCCGATGGCTTGGTTCAACCACAGGTCTGAGTAAAAGAGACAAGTCTCTATCATGCATGATCCTCCAGGGTCACAGGAATTTACTAGCGTAAATTTTGGCCTTTAacaatacagatattttttatttcattacaataCCACCTTGTGCTGTTTCCAGCAGTGCAGTTTACCACTGTTTAATTAGTACCTATCCTGATGGGCGTTTCAAAAAGtaaatttgttttgacagttgaagatatcagtttttttaatcagctgtcATCTAAGGCAATTAtgttctctctcattttcatttccacttaTAAATCTtcccctcatcttcctcctcctctgcagaaATCTGGAGTCCATCGACCTTTCACATAATGACCTTTACCTAGTTCCGTCCTACCTGCCCAGATCTCTGGTCCATCTAGTGCTGGTGGGAAACAACATAGAGAGGATACCTGGTATGTGGAAAGTGTTGATGAAAACCTGGCTGACAAATATGATACAGATGGGAGAGCTCTTGGGCATGATACCTGGTGGATTTCCTCAACAACTTTTAGGCCCCCAGAAAATTAAGAATGGCACACTACTACATTTTTAGGGGCATAAAAAGAGCTCAAAATTGATTATGTAggagatagattttttttgtatttttgtatttttgtaaaaaaggCTATTTAATTGGAGGTGGGAAGATCTGCTATGACTGCATCTTTACATCAAGTAATAGTTTATGGACAGGATACTTTTACCGTTTTCCACTGCAGGAgcttaatgaaaataaatataccTTGTATAAATTGTCACAGGTTTTGCTTTTGATTCCACTGTTCGCTGCCTGCTTTGGAGACTATCTCCTGGAACCAAATTAAATGATCCTAAATCCACGATACAGGTACTTTCAGAGGAAGGCTGCAGTGCTGTCGATCGTTACTGGTTGAGCTAATATGATATCACATCATAAGACGGATAACTactacaaacacaaaagcaaccACACTTTTACTACTGCAGCTGTACAAATAAGGACAACCAgtactttaaagaaaaagaacaataaagaatgttagttggacaaaacgaCATGTCCTGTACCTCATTAGTATTTGTAGAGAGGCCGTTAAGAGGGGAGCTGGAGTCAGCAGTTAGAAACCAATAGATAACAATGGCTAAAGCGGAGCAAACCAAACTCTACCAAGTGCATATATGCGCCTGAATGCCGTTTTGAGCAACCGACTGGCTTGTGCCAACCTCAGCAGAGACCTGGTTTATCCTTGTTGTCTGTCTTACAATCACTTCATTTGCCTATCAAAAATACCATTAAAACGACATAGTTGCAGACTGTACAAAAACACGGTCATGGTCTCCCACGGTTACAATGTTTCCTTCATCTCCATCTTCACAGGTTACGCCTTTGCCCACATGGACCCTGGTTTAGAGTACCTCTACCTCTCCTACAACAAACTGGATGGGGAGGGAATCGAACCTGAGTCGTTCTTCGGCTCGTATCACTCCATGGTGGAACTGTGTCTGGATCACAACCAGCTGGTCACTGTGCCGTCTGGCATCAACGAGATGACCAACCTACACTTCCTCAGACTCAACAATAACAGGATCAGGTATGAAGCCACCATCCATAAATATCAATCTATTAGGGTTGAAGGATTTCCTATGATTTTAACATGATATCTTCCTGGGATCACATCACTCTTTTCTCAGGATTCCAGGGATTTTTCTCACCATAAATtaggttttaattttaatttcaaaattatgtttagaTCTGATTAAGACACTCTGTTGGACCACCTGCACAGTCCTTATTGACAAATTTGTTTGCTTCATTTTGTACACATTTAATCaatgttttaatcaaacaatAATTTTCCACAGAACTATAAGCTGAGATTTGAGCATGACAAGTAACTGGAAGAAACAGCTACAGCCACAGCTGAACAGTTACTGCCATTTCATGATTAAACTATAGCTACAACAGTTGAGTGGGAGTTTTAATGAGGCATCTTTGTTTCAATACATTTCTCATTATGTGaacacacaggtaaacacatGCTAAGAATTCCAGGTTCGTGCAGGTATTTTTCCTTATTGATGAGAATTCTCTGGAAATACCAGATCTCAGTTACAGGCATTTTTcatacatccatccattttccaaCCTGCATATCCTGTTCAGGGTCACAGGGATTGAACTCCATCCCAGTATACAGGTACTCTAGTCATTGTGAAGCTCATCAGCCCATCACAGGGTATGAGTAACTCAAGAatcctttttttcaaagcttAGAGCTTATTTTCATAgtattttccatcatttctgtCAATTATTATAGCATTGTACTTGACAAGTATCTAAGGATAGAGGATGTTATATGCTGTATAGATTATAAAAACCATTGAGGCAACTTTCCAATTTTTGATTCTGGGCTATATAAATGATGACTTAACTTGACCAAGTAAATTCTTGAGATTTGGGAACATATCGTGTTCCCAAATCCAGGCTATTAACTTGATGAGcaaatgttatcataactgaaagaaatgatggacaaaatTATGGAAATAAGACCAAAGTTCTAATAAGAACGAATTATCATTTAACATGACTTCTCACTAGCAGGGGCAGTTATCGGTATGTTTTATGAATTTACAgcataatgaaaaaatagattttttttttctcaaaatacatACGACCCATAACAACATAGGACATGGACTTTACTGTCAATTAAAGTagcaaaaaacaataaaaccaggTGACTAAAGACAGAGctcaagaaaaataatctaaagTCAATGCAATCCTTTAAGACCAACAATTAAGAGTCCCACAACAGACCACAGCCTGACCAGATGACTGAGTCATTCATCACAGCCCACCAGAAAAGATTAAAGCTGAAGGTTCACTGGACGGAGAGTCGTCTTGAcgacaagaaacaaaacaagttgcTTCACACGTTTCCACCCTGTCACCCTGAATCATCAATTTAAACCCTGTACCATGCTCCATCTCCACTGCCAACCTGACTTGCACCCCAGGTGGGAAACTGTAATTAGCCTCCAGCAAACACTGATGATCATTTTAACATATGTGGTgcagtacaataaaaaaacaataacctaaatgggaaaataaatatcaaataattaaaacttgaaagctgggaaaaaaaaaaaaaaaaaacagttcctcCAAATTACAAAGATTGgtctttaatttcatttttaaaaataccaatCAATTTTCTAACAGTGGAAGATCTCAGAGATCTAGTTGGAACAGAAATTTGAAAGTAATCACACTTACAGGAAGATATTAGGTTATGTAATGctacataaacagacacaatggctttaaaatcagttcaaaaaAGATACAGCTACCCATTGCGGTGTTGTGAGCTGTGGGGTAATGCAAACTCTTTTATTGTATAAGTTAAAATCcttgctgcagcattctgaattAACTGTAATTGTGTTTTTCGTAAGCAGCCCGGTAAAAAAAGCAACTTTTAATAAAAGCATGTAACAGCATTTCAGTGTCATTCTAAATTAGATATGGTCTCACTTTGACAATCCACCTAAGATgaaaagtgatgtttttgtgaCCTTGATAAAATCAAAGTCAGAGCCTAAAAGCCCGCCTACATCTGCAACTTGTGTCTCTATCTGTGTGAAGAAACAGCCAAACTCTACTTTCATAAATACAATGTCTTTTTGTTGCTCATTTAGTTTAAAGAATTGTTACACACCCAAATATGAATATAAGTGAGAAAGGCAGTAATAACTGTGGTCGTAGAGCAAAATTAAGATACACAATTGTGTATCTGCACTGCAATAACAGTGGTCTTTGACATTATGATGGCTGATAATGTTTTCCAGAGGTTACatttataaagaaaatggaACAGGGCCCAGAATGCTTTCTTTGGGAACTCTATAATTAGCATAAGTGTTGGCTATGCTGATAAAATGTTCTTCCTGAGTCAAGCACTGCTAAGCAACTATCTGGATATTCAGTTAATTGctttagtaatttttcaagcaaaaagccAAGTATTAACTCAATCTAGCTTCTTAGttaagatttgctgctttttctttgcttcatgTGTtcgtaaaaaacatttttaggttttggactgatggctggacaaaacaaacaaagagctCACCTTGTGCTTCAGGAAATTTTGATGGCCACTTTAAaccattttctggcattttaaagGCCAAATGATTGATcaattatttgagaaaataattatcagattaatttataataaaaataattgtcagttagAGATATATCTCCTGATGCTTTGTCTTCCAGGAGTATACCTGATGAAGGCATTTGTGACCCGAACCACAATGGAGACTCCACTTTGGTGGCACTGAGGCTGGAAAACAACTACATTGACCCCCAGAAGATGTCACCGACAGCCTTCTCCTGTGTACGCTCCTCCTCAAGTGTGGTCTTAAAGCCCCAGAAAACCAAGTGACCAGAGTACACACGAAACCAAAAACTAAAAGACACTTGCTTGTACCCCCAGAAACACAGGGgttaagattttgttttttaatgtgccaAGAGAAATTAATGCCTAAGATAGACTTCCCCCAACTTGCTTCCCCTAATGCTGTATGTCACTGAAATAACACTCAAAATATTGAGAAATTACTCTCACAAAGGCTCTCACATTATAGTCTGACATACAGGCTGAACAtggaaaatatacatttaaacagTCTAAACACAGTTACTGCTGATGTAATTTGCCTTTTGTATTGTCCTTTCATATCCTTTGAGTGAACCATTACAAGCTGCTTAAAGtaagattttcttttcctctggcCCTCATACACTGTTTAAGGTCTGGTTTAAGGTCATACACTGTCACCTGGCCAACCCTAAAAGAATGAAGGTGACAGAACACGTTCAGACTTCAAAATCAAAGACATCTGTCTCCTTTAGAAAAGTGTTAAACTCTCTAAAATGGAAAGAATCCCTATGCC
This genomic interval from Xiphias gladius isolate SHS-SW01 ecotype Sanya breed wild chromosome 21, ASM1685928v1, whole genome shotgun sequence contains the following:
- the ecm2 gene encoding extracellular matrix protein 2, whose amino-acid sequence is MRWWLLVASLWTLVFLTIPDAHARNRPRNQVGETRREKRKRDGQGHGQARAGSSRPLKIRLVPGPSVPVEPRENQGKTLFLESYKNLQEQHSSYNIIPGKQGQCVYQGLTMFDQAFWSPKPCVTCLCTGGRVVCDEITCPKMHCHFPFTPAGECCPICMEQDPDLSLDLSGDSPVPSDPGESVTPLTQEEIQRILWREEEEIHEEEERMRKKDEARKKRRKQRKEQAERQRKIVEERRREEEEALKLQVEREEEWSRQLEERRRQEEEMRRQEEEDRRRKEAAEREARERERKLEEERRRQEEILREELLALEEEEEEEEEEVRLRGDVFQMLPKEPEEPEEPDVLPAPIPRPPAATEDGLKEVKAEVEEVEELEEEEEEGEEREMVLVVNRGGLPPGCDISDVTVTCENANLIHFPPLAIPELKSLSLEGNNISSIPAEAFNGIPNLEWLNLKKNKLTSASIDAKAFKGLKMLRRLYLDGNLLEAVPSDLPPTLQELKISENKLRRINKNSFQDLSSLVILELEGNLLSEGIVDPLAFAPLTQLSYLRLGRNHFRTIPQGLPISLLELYLENNLIEEISETVFNQTTNLNVVCLRHNRLDETRIAPMAWFNHRNLESIDLSHNDLYLVPSYLPRSLVHLVLVGNNIERIPGYAFAHMDPGLEYLYLSYNKLDGEGIEPESFFGSYHSMVELCLDHNQLVTVPSGINEMTNLHFLRLNNNRIRSIPDEGICDPNHNGDSTLVALRLENNYIDPQKMSPTAFSCVRSSSSVVLKPQKTK